In a genomic window of Prochlorococcus marinus str. GP2:
- the ftsZ gene encoding cell division protein FtsZ, with protein sequence MSFGNNPNFDQSTNILPSQNAKIEVIGVGGGGSNAVNRMIDSELEGVSFRVLNTDAQALLQSSAERRVQLGQNLTRGLGAGGNPSIGQKAAEESRDELQQSLEGSDLVFIAAGMGGGTGTGAAPVVAEVAKQSGALTIGIVTKPFSFEGKRRMRQAEEGIARLAENVDTLIVIPNDRLKEVSAGASIQEAFMNADDVLRMGVQGISEVITRPGEVNLDFADVRSVMTEAGTALLGVGIGSGRSRAIEAAQAAINSPLLEAGRIDGAKGCLVNITGGRDLTLDDVNSVGEVISDVVDQDANIIVGQAVNEDMEGEIQVTVIATGFDTNQPLKQQRIKNRLSNQSFYGVSDNKDTGANIPEFLRLRQNKKDID encoded by the coding sequence ATGAGCTTCGGTAACAATCCAAACTTTGATCAATCAACAAACATCCTTCCAAGTCAGAATGCCAAAATTGAAGTAATTGGCGTTGGCGGTGGTGGAAGTAATGCTGTAAACAGAATGATTGATAGTGAACTTGAAGGAGTTTCATTCAGAGTTCTTAATACTGATGCCCAAGCATTACTGCAGTCCTCTGCAGAGCGCAGGGTTCAATTAGGTCAGAACTTAACGAGAGGTCTTGGAGCGGGAGGTAATCCAAGTATCGGTCAAAAGGCAGCAGAAGAATCTAGAGATGAACTTCAACAGTCACTTGAAGGCTCTGACTTAGTTTTTATAGCAGCAGGAATGGGTGGAGGTACCGGCACAGGAGCAGCTCCAGTAGTTGCTGAAGTGGCAAAGCAAAGCGGTGCATTAACAATTGGGATAGTAACTAAACCTTTTTCTTTCGAAGGCAAAAGGAGAATGCGTCAAGCAGAAGAAGGAATTGCGAGATTGGCTGAAAACGTTGATACCCTTATTGTCATACCAAATGATAGGTTAAAAGAAGTTTCTGCAGGTGCTTCTATCCAAGAAGCTTTTATGAATGCGGATGATGTATTAAGAATGGGAGTGCAAGGTATAAGTGAAGTAATTACCCGCCCTGGTGAGGTTAATCTTGATTTTGCTGATGTGAGATCAGTTATGACTGAAGCTGGCACTGCCCTTCTTGGCGTAGGTATTGGATCTGGTCGATCTAGAGCTATAGAGGCTGCTCAAGCTGCAATTAATAGCCCATTACTTGAAGCGGGAAGAATTGATGGTGCTAAAGGTTGCCTTGTAAATATAACTGGAGGAAGAGATTTAACTCTAGATGATGTGAACTCAGTTGGAGAGGTTATTAGCGATGTTGTAGATCAGGATGCAAATATTATCGTTGGTCAAGCGGTTAATGAAGATATGGAGGGTGAGATACAAGTTACAGTCATCGCAACAGGTTTTGATACAAACCAGCCATTGAAGCAACAAAGAATTAAAAACAGATTATCTAATCAATCTTTTTATGGTGTTTCTGACAATAAAGATACAGGAGCAAATATTCCAGAATTTTTAAGGTTAAGGCAAAATAAAAAAGATATAGATTAA